The Streptomyces fungicidicus nucleotide sequence CACTCCGCGGTCAGCCAGCGAATGATGACCAGCCCGCGGCCGTTGTCCTGCTGAACCGCCGCGGGCAGCCGCTTGGGGAACCCCGGGTGGCTGTCCGTCACCCCGATGTGCACCCGCTCGTCACGGATCAGGACGATGTCCACCGTGAACGTGGGGGACTGCCCGAACGTGTGCTGCACCGCGTTGGTGGCGAGCTCGGAGACGATCAGCCGGACGGTGTCGCACAGTTCCGCGTCCGCCGGCATCCCCCATTCCTCCAGCGTGCCCACCACATGCGCACGGGCGGCGGAGACCGAGCCGGGATCGCTCGGCAGAGTGACGGATGCTTCCAGATGGTCTGCCATGGCGACGTCGTCCCTTTCCCACGGAACCGCGGTCCGGCACGGGGCGGCTGGTTCGAGTACGGTCCCGCACTGGTGGTTCGTCGTCAGACTGCCATCACCGCACGGCGCTGGGCGGCGATCCACCAAGATATGCATATATCTGTCGCCCGAAGCGGTGAACTCTGCGACGGGAGAGCGTATCCGGGCGGCTCGGAAGGAGTAAGGAGAAGCCCATGCAGAACGGTCCCGCGGTGCGCCGCCGGAAGCTGGGCGCCGAATTGCGCGCGCTGCGCACCTCGGCCAACCTCACCAGTGGTGAGGCGGCCCGGCTGGCGGGCTGGCACCAGTCGAAGGTGAGCCGGATCGAGACGGGCACGAGCGGGGTGAAACCGGCCGACGTGCGGCTGCTGCTCGACGTCTACGGTGTCGGCGATCCGCAGCTGCGGCAGTTGCTGCTGGTCCTCTCGGGCTCCGGTGACGACGGCGGCCGGCACCACTGGTGGCACGCCTACCGGGGCGTACTGCCGCCCACCTACCGGGACTTCATCAGCCTGGAGTCGCAGGCCAGCGCGATGCGCACCCTGGAGACCACGGTGATTCCCGGACTGCTGCAGACGCCGGAGTACGCCCGCGCGGTGACGGAGGCGGCGCTGGAGGGCGCGTCGGAGGAACGGCTGGACGCGCTGGTGGAGGTGCGGCTTGCCCGGCAGGACGTGCTGCGGGCGGAGCCGCCGCTGGAGCTGAGCGCGGTCCTGGACGAGGCGGTGCTGCGCCGGGAGGTCGGCGGTCCCGGTGTGATGTCCCGGCAGCTGAACCGGCTGGTCGAGGCGGCCCGGCTGCCCCAGGTGCGCCTGCAGGTCCTGCCCTTCACCGCCGGTGCGCATATCGGCGTGACAGGTCCTTTCGTAATCTTTTCATTTTCGCGCACTTCTGATCTGGATGTGGTTGTTCTCGACCACTTGACGAGTAGCCTCCACCTCGAGCGGAAAGAAGACCTCCGGGCCTACTCGGAGGCCTTCAACGCCCTTTCGATCCACGCCCTTTCGCCCGAGGACTCGTTGGATTTCATCGCCGGTGCCGCAGCCGGCGTGTAAGGAGGCACGATGCCCGCACCGCCTCGGACCATCCCTTCCAGCCCCGCACTGCGCGATGCCCGGTGGCTGCGCAGCAGCTACAGCACGGGGGCGAACAACTGTGTGGAGACGGCCCGGCCGACCACCGGAGCCCTGGCCGGACTGCTCGCCGTGCGCGACTCCAAGGCCCCGGACGGGCCCGCGCTGCTCTTCTCACCGGGCAGCTGGACGGAGTTCCTGAACGGGGTCCGCTGAGCGGACCCCGGATCGCCCACCCGACCGATCACCCCGTCGTCGAGCGACACACGGCCGTGCCCCGCCGACTCATGGCCGCGTCTCGCCGATCACCCGTACAGCGCGTTCGATCTCCGCCCCGGACAGGTCCGCGCGGGCGGTCAGCCTGAGCCGTGACACGCCGTCGGGCACGGAAGGAGGACGGAAACAGCCCACGGACAGGCCGGCCGCCCGGCAGTC carries:
- a CDS encoding ATP-binding protein; the protein is MADHLEASVTLPSDPGSVSAARAHVVGTLEEWGMPADAELCDTVRLIVSELATNAVQHTFGQSPTFTVDIVLIRDERVHIGVTDSHPGFPKRLPAAVQQDNGRGLVIIRWLTAECGGRLRIRPTREGGKTVSVELPWAAQAVQTAQAAETVTAAGRREQ
- a CDS encoding helix-turn-helix domain-containing protein; this translates as MQNGPAVRRRKLGAELRALRTSANLTSGEAARLAGWHQSKVSRIETGTSGVKPADVRLLLDVYGVGDPQLRQLLLVLSGSGDDGGRHHWWHAYRGVLPPTYRDFISLESQASAMRTLETTVIPGLLQTPEYARAVTEAALEGASEERLDALVEVRLARQDVLRAEPPLELSAVLDEAVLRREVGGPGVMSRQLNRLVEAARLPQVRLQVLPFTAGAHIGVTGPFVIFSFSRTSDLDVVVLDHLTSSLHLERKEDLRAYSEAFNALSIHALSPEDSLDFIAGAAAGV
- a CDS encoding DUF397 domain-containing protein, coding for MPAPPRTIPSSPALRDARWLRSSYSTGANNCVETARPTTGALAGLLAVRDSKAPDGPALLFSPGSWTEFLNGVR